In one window of Cololabis saira isolate AMF1-May2022 chromosome 23, fColSai1.1, whole genome shotgun sequence DNA:
- the LOC133424402 gene encoding suppressor of cytokine signaling 2-like, with translation MTCQSSDSSEAIQDEGRADDGAAAAESDERRIAAAMKDLRNTGWYWGSLTANEAKEILADASEGTFLLRDSSQREYLFTISAMTSAGPTNLRIEFKHGKFKLDSVVLVKPKLKQFDSVVHLVEHYVQLSRGSDRAAPAQPQRAAAAAGAAAAPNGTVQLLLTKPVYVATPPLQHLCRIAINRTTRRVQALPIPNRLKDYLTDYAYNV, from the exons ATGACCTGCCAGTCGTCCGATTCCTCGGAAGCCATTCAGGACGAGGGCCGAGCCGACGACGGCGCCGCCGCGGCGGAATCGGACGAGCGGCGCATCGCCGCAGCCATGAAGGACCTCAGGAACACGG GTTGGTACTGGGGCAGTCTGACCGCTAACGAGGCCAAAGAGATCCTGGCGGACGCCTCGGAGGGCACCTTCCTGCTGCGGGACAGCTCCCAGAGGGAGTACCTGTTCACCATCTCGGCCATGACGTCGGCGGGTCCCACCAACCTGCGGATCGAGTTCAAACACGGCAAGTTCAAGCTGGACTCGGTGGTGCTGGTGAAGCCCAAGCTGAAGCAGTTCGACAGCGTGGTGCACCTGGTGGAGCACTACGTGCAGCTGTCGCGCGGCAGCGACCGGGCAGCGCCGGCGCAGCCCCAGCGCGCGGCGGCAGCAGCGGGGGCGGCAGCGGCGCCCAACGGGACGGTGCAGCTGCTGCTCACCAAGCCCGTGTACGTCGCCACGCCGCCACTGCAGCACCTCTGCCGCATCGCCATCAACCGGACGACGCGGCGGGTTCAGGCGCTGCCCATCCCCAACCGGCTCAAGGACTACCTGACGGACTACGCCTACAACGTGTAG
- the LOC133424119 gene encoding death domain-containing protein CRADD-like, producing MEPAHRAALRRLRLELSGQLLVSDSIVPLLYQEEVLSEAHVQDIERQPTERLKSLRLLDLLPHRGPRAFPVFLRALRDFSWLRDRLLQELQELQAGPGPGPGPGPGPGPGPGPGPGPGPGPGLGPGPGPGPGTGTGPGDTDVCRLSDSVLRRVPSDRELSRLASRLGAEWEAVLMDLGLSAETVFRCRADHGLSTQAAALAGLVRWRRAGGRDATLGTLLRSLEAADVHPSVLEDALG from the exons ATGGAGCCCGCGCACCGGGCCGCGCTGCGGCGCCTCCGTCTGGAACTGTCCGGGCAGCTGCTGGTCAGCGACTCCATCGTTCCGCTGCTGTAccaggaggag GTGCTGTCCGAGGCGCATGTGCAGGACatcgagcggcagccgacggaGCGGCTGAAGAGCCTGCGGCTGCTGGACCTGCTGCCGCACCGGGGGCCGCGGGCCTTCCCCGTCTTCCTGCGGGCCCTGCGGGACTTCAGCTGGCTGCGGGACcggctgctgcaggagctgcaggagctgcaggcgggacccggacctggacctggacctggacctggacctggacctggacctggacctggacctggacctggacctggacctggacttggacctggacctggacctggacctggaaccgGAACCGGACCCGGGGACACAG ACGTCTGCCGGCTCTCGGACTCGGTCCTCCGGAGGGTTCCCTCGGACCGGGAACTGTCCCGGCTGGCGTCGCGGCTCGGCGCCGAGTGGGAGGCGGTTCTGATGGACCTGGGCCTGTCGGCGGAGACGGTGTTCCGTTGCCGTGCCGACCACGGCCTCAGCACGCAGGCGGCGGCGCTGGCCGGCCTGGTGCGCTGGAGGCGGGCCGGGGGCAGGGACGCCACCCTGGGGACGCTGCTGAGGAGCCTGGAGGCCGCCGACGTCCACCCGTCCGTCCTGGAGGACGCCCTGGGGTGA